A section of the Candidatus Thermoplasmatota archaeon genome encodes:
- a CDS encoding NAD(P)/FAD-dependent oxidoreductase, which translates to MHDVIVIGGGPAGLFAAYELVGKNKKILIIEKGKEAKKRICPMKETGKCISCVPCDIMCGVGGAGTFSDGILNLRPDVGGNLVNLTKEETLAWELVNYIDKTFLKFGAPKVLYGTNENKILELRKKCASVGINFIDIKQRHIGSDLAPFVIDRFTKYLVKKGVKFSTNTEVTDLIIKGNKCYGVRVKNKEIEAKNVIAAPGRVGVDWFEKIISKYKINAKYGPIDVGIRVEVPAIIMEHIIAINKDPKFHIRTTSYDDFVRTFCTNANGFVVKESYDSFVGVNGHSLKSAKSQNTNFAFLVRIELTEPVENTTEYGRSIAKLATTIGGGKPIIQRIGDLRRDRRSTWDRLRRNPLKNTLTDVTPGDISTALPHRVVTNLIEGLEKLNEVIPGVAADSTLLYAPEIKYYAMEVQVNERLETNIKNLFVAGDGAGLSRDIINASATGILAARGILE; encoded by the coding sequence ATGCACGACGTTATAGTAATAGGTGGCGGGCCAGCAGGGCTTTTTGCAGCTTACGAATTAGTGGGAAAAAACAAAAAAATCTTGATTATAGAAAAAGGTAAGGAAGCTAAGAAGCGCATATGCCCTATGAAAGAGACAGGTAAATGCATTTCATGCGTGCCCTGCGATATTATGTGCGGCGTTGGTGGCGCAGGTACTTTCTCAGACGGTATTCTAAACTTAAGACCTGACGTTGGCGGCAATTTAGTAAATTTAACTAAAGAGGAAACTCTTGCTTGGGAACTTGTAAATTACATAGATAAAACATTTTTAAAGTTCGGAGCGCCTAAAGTGCTGTACGGCACTAATGAAAATAAAATACTAGAGTTAAGGAAGAAATGCGCATCTGTAGGTATTAATTTTATAGATATCAAGCAGCGCCATATAGGTAGCGATCTCGCACCTTTTGTAATTGATAGATTTACTAAATATTTAGTAAAGAAAGGAGTGAAGTTTTCCACCAATACTGAAGTTACAGATTTAATTATAAAGGGCAATAAATGTTACGGAGTAAGAGTTAAGAACAAAGAGATAGAAGCTAAGAATGTAATTGCTGCGCCAGGCAGGGTCGGAGTTGATTGGTTTGAAAAAATAATTAGTAAATATAAGATCAATGCAAAATACGGCCCTATAGATGTTGGTATAAGGGTAGAAGTTCCTGCTATAATTATGGAGCATATAATTGCAATTAACAAAGATCCTAAATTCCATATAAGAACTACAAGCTACGATGACTTTGTAAGAACTTTCTGTACTAACGCAAATGGATTTGTAGTTAAAGAAAGTTACGATAGCTTTGTCGGCGTTAATGGCCACTCACTAAAGAGTGCAAAATCACAAAATACTAACTTTGCGTTTTTAGTTAGAATAGAGCTTACGGAGCCTGTAGAAAACACTACTGAGTACGGTAGGAGCATAGCTAAACTGGCAACTACAATTGGTGGTGGAAAGCCTATTATTCAGAGAATTGGCGATTTGAGGAGGGACAGGCGATCTACGTGGGATAGACTGCGAAGAAATCCTTTGAAAAACACGCTTACAGATGTCACTCCTGGCGATATTTCTACTGCTCTACCGCATAGAGTAGTGACTAATCTTATTGAAGGGTTAGAGAAACTCAATGAGGTAATACCTGGTGTAGCTGCAGACTCTACTTTGCTCTACGCACCTGAGATTAAATATTATGCAATGGAAGTGCAAGTTAATGAGCGGTTGGAAACTAATATTAAAAATTTATTTGTTGCTGGCGATGGCGCTGGATTGAGCAGGGATATAATCAATGCAAGTGCTACAGGCATACTTGCTGCAAGAGGGATACTTGAATGA
- a CDS encoding MTAP family purine nucleoside phosphorylase gives MIGVIGGTGLYRALKCIDTKRELTARTPYGICEYVEGKINNDNIIFIARHTQKKYPPHKINHRSNIFLMKKLGINKIISVSAVGSLRAKYKVGSFALPEQLIDFTKQTWTFNDREAKHANFAVPFCKKLSNILELAANELNLEAHSGGTYICFAGPQFETKAELKMARLLGADFVGMTIAPEAKLARELAICYQPIVVITNKCNGKASHEEAIKVVEKLENKLNSFVEHAVIKISESKLSCNDCRPW, from the coding sequence ATGATCGGCGTAATTGGTGGTACAGGGCTATACAGGGCACTTAAATGTATTGATACCAAAAGAGAGCTTACTGCGCGCACGCCTTACGGTATTTGCGAATATGTTGAAGGCAAGATAAACAATGATAATATAATTTTTATAGCTAGACATACACAAAAAAAATATCCACCTCATAAAATAAATCACAGGTCAAATATATTTTTAATGAAAAAATTAGGAATAAATAAAATAATTTCTGTTTCTGCAGTAGGCAGTTTAAGAGCTAAATATAAAGTTGGTAGTTTTGCGCTTCCAGAGCAGTTAATTGATTTTACCAAGCAAACATGGACTTTTAATGATAGGGAAGCGAAGCATGCTAATTTTGCAGTACCTTTCTGTAAAAAATTAAGTAACATTTTAGAGCTTGCAGCTAATGAGCTCAATTTAGAAGCTCATTCCGGAGGTACTTATATATGTTTTGCAGGGCCTCAATTCGAGACCAAAGCGGAGTTGAAAATGGCTAGATTGCTTGGCGCTGATTTTGTAGGTATGACTATTGCCCCAGAGGCTAAACTTGCACGTGAACTAGCAATATGCTATCAACCTATTGTAGTAATAACAAACAAATGCAATGGAAAAGCAAGTCATGAGGAAGCTATTAAAGTAGTTGAGAAGCTAGAAAATAAGCTGAATAGCTTTGTCGAGCATGCTGTAATAAAAATTAGCGAAAGTAAACTGAGCTGCAACGATTGCAGGCCTTGGTAA
- a CDS encoding metallophosphoesterase: protein MRIAHISDLHFGKGVDFNERVYEKGIKILNKLEKDFIFVSGDLTIDGLLSDYDFAKQQLELLEGKLVIVPGNHDERNLGYKLFPEYFGEVDFVKSFGKIVLVGLASSEPDTDSGRLGRRRHEIINQAVKNNKNKIVIVGFHHHLTPVPNSGREKNIIEDAGETLDIILKSAIPIVLMGHRHVPYATRVHKSLLINAGTFSCNRTRAHFGYTFNILDIVEEKDGVSVILTVVNIREERKTEMVKLNLTKGIYENKYCE from the coding sequence ATGCGTATTGCACATATCTCAGATTTGCATTTCGGTAAAGGCGTTGACTTCAACGAGAGGGTCTACGAAAAAGGTATCAAAATTCTGAACAAGCTAGAAAAAGATTTTATTTTTGTTTCAGGCGATTTGACTATCGATGGCTTGCTATCAGATTACGATTTTGCGAAGCAGCAGTTAGAGCTTTTAGAAGGTAAGCTTGTAATAGTGCCCGGCAATCATGACGAGCGCAATTTAGGCTATAAACTATTTCCAGAATATTTCGGTGAAGTTGATTTCGTAAAGAGCTTTGGTAAGATTGTGCTCGTCGGGCTAGCTTCTTCAGAGCCTGATACGGATAGTGGAAGATTAGGAAGAAGAAGGCATGAAATTATTAATCAAGCAGTTAAGAATAATAAAAATAAAATAGTAATTGTGGGCTTTCATCATCATTTAACACCTGTACCTAACTCGGGCAGAGAGAAAAACATAATTGAAGATGCAGGCGAAACTCTAGATATAATTTTGAAGAGCGCGATTCCAATTGTGCTGATGGGCCATCGCCATGTACCTTACGCAACGAGAGTGCATAAATCGTTATTAATAAACGCAGGTACTTTTTCATGTAATCGCACAAGAGCTCATTTCGGATACACTTTTAATATTTTGGATATTGTGGAAGAGAAAGATGGCGTTTCTGTAATTTTAACTGTAGTTAATATTCGTGAGGAGCGCAAAACTGAGATGGTGAAACTCAATTTAACTAAAGGGATTTATGAAAACAAGTATTGCGAATAG